The following proteins are co-located in the Myxococcales bacterium genome:
- a CDS encoding xylulose kinase: MKKKASQAAEYVLAIDLGTSGCKAAIVDYFGTVHAWEFRGVETILPPGGGAEQDPEAWWRAITAACRAVVKQGVVPAGAIAAICANTQGEGTVPVDRDGKPLGNAILWMDTRGAALVRKRMSGLVNVSGYSPEKIVQYIWLTGGAPSLTGKDPVGHMLLIKQQQPDIYRRTHKFLNVLDYVNFRLTGRLVSTFDSIATSWLTDNRSPDRVKIDPRLCALIGIPPEKIPAPVPCTEILGGVAPDFAREVGLAPATPVVAGAIDATAAAVGAGTIGDGDTHLYLGTSNWFAAHVPFKKTDLLSAIASLPCAVPGKYLMIALQATACGNLTFLRDNLLFHRDLLYRDETPATFYQILDRLAESAPPGAHGLLYTPWIYGERAPVENQSIRAGFHNLSLEHTRPDLIRAVFEGVALNVRWLLKPVEKFLGRRCLSIAAVGGGAKSAVWCQIFADVLDRQIRQVRNPIEANVRGSAFIAAAALGRIRFDEIPQRVAIQATYDPQPQNRRVYDLHFAEFTNLYQAEKGIHQRLNAFHHRGR; the protein is encoded by the coding sequence TTGAAAAAGAAAGCCAGTCAGGCGGCGGAATACGTTCTGGCGATCGATCTGGGCACCTCCGGATGCAAGGCGGCGATCGTCGACTATTTTGGAACGGTTCACGCCTGGGAATTCCGCGGGGTGGAGACCATCCTGCCGCCCGGAGGCGGGGCGGAACAGGATCCCGAGGCCTGGTGGCGGGCGATCACCGCCGCCTGCCGGGCCGTCGTCAAGCAAGGCGTCGTTCCCGCCGGGGCCATCGCGGCGATCTGCGCCAACACCCAGGGCGAGGGCACGGTGCCGGTGGACCGGGACGGCAAGCCGCTCGGCAACGCCATTTTGTGGATGGATACCCGCGGCGCGGCGCTGGTCCGCAAACGGATGAGCGGGTTGGTGAACGTCTCGGGCTATTCTCCCGAAAAGATCGTGCAGTACATCTGGCTGACGGGCGGCGCGCCGTCGCTCACCGGCAAGGACCCCGTGGGCCACATGTTGCTGATCAAACAGCAACAGCCGGACATTTACCGCCGGACCCACAAGTTTTTAAATGTCCTGGACTACGTCAACTTCAGATTGACCGGGCGGCTGGTTTCGACCTTCGATTCCATCGCCACCTCGTGGCTGACCGACAACCGCTCGCCCGACCGCGTGAAGATCGATCCGCGGCTGTGCGCGCTCATCGGCATTCCGCCCGAGAAAATCCCCGCGCCCGTGCCGTGCACCGAAATATTAGGCGGCGTCGCGCCGGATTTCGCGCGGGAGGTCGGCCTTGCGCCGGCCACGCCGGTGGTCGCGGGCGCGATCGACGCCACGGCCGCCGCCGTGGGGGCCGGCACGATCGGCGACGGCGACACGCATCTTTACCTGGGCACCTCGAACTGGTTCGCCGCGCACGTGCCTTTCAAGAAGACCGATCTGCTGTCCGCCATCGCTTCGCTGCCGTGCGCCGTGCCCGGGAAGTACCTGATGATCGCGTTGCAAGCCACCGCGTGCGGCAACCTGACGTTCCTGCGCGACAACCTCCTGTTCCATCGCGATCTGCTTTACCGGGATGAAACGCCGGCGACGTTTTATCAAATCCTCGACCGCCTGGCCGAATCCGCGCCGCCGGGGGCTCACGGCCTGCTTTACACGCCGTGGATTTACGGCGAACGCGCGCCGGTTGAAAACCAGTCGATCCGCGCCGGTTTCCACAACCTGTCACTCGAACACACGCGTCCCGATCTGATCCGCGCCGTGTTCGAAGGCGTGGCGCTCAACGTTCGTTGGCTGCTGAAGCCGGTCGAAAAATTCCTGGGCCGGCGCTGCCTCTCGATCGCGGCCGTGGGCGGCGGCGCCAAATCCGCCGTTTGGTGCCAGATCTTCGCCGATGTTCTGGATCGTCAGATTCGGCAGGTGCGCAACCCGATCGAGGCCAACGTGCGCGGTTCGGCGTTCATCGCCGCCGCCGCCCTCGGCCGGATTCGGTTCGACGAAATCCCCCAGCGGGTGGCGATCCAGGCGACGTACGATCCGCAACCGCAAAACCGCCGAGTCTACGATCTGCACTTCGCGGAATTCACCAACCTGTATCAGGCCGAAAAGGGCATCCACCAGCGCCTCAACGCCTTCCACCACCGCGGGCGGTAG
- a CDS encoding YiiG family protein — MKQREKFSIPSDEQKKSFSNIIHLYYHTKQLLGTVQSMSNKAVSFNPHYFSLGNARKLANVLDSLMTLLTGDYGFEKYGVHLEEEPNRIWLEEFEKIQKELYHICYHSYNLIISSINKTYSNYISKYSITHILSVLSDQEKTAFNQYDHFIKQLEDLKKESARIQEDCTKGEDLIYRYETLTTNLFTINQSIQSHHDLLEKIKKEQPFPTEKIINKITQTGKTQKKRWIWGIVVAIALFLLGLACRHLLNF; from the coding sequence ATGAAGCAACGCGAGAAATTTTCTATTCCTTCCGATGAACAAAAGAAATCTTTTTCCAATATCATTCATTTATATTACCACACAAAACAACTTTTAGGCACTGTCCAATCCATGTCCAACAAAGCAGTGTCGTTCAACCCGCATTATTTTTCGTTGGGTAACGCACGAAAATTGGCCAATGTCCTTGATTCACTGATGACCCTATTGACTGGGGATTATGGATTTGAAAAGTACGGAGTGCACCTGGAGGAGGAACCGAATCGTATTTGGCTTGAAGAATTTGAAAAAATACAAAAAGAGCTCTACCACATTTGCTATCATTCCTATAACTTGATCATTAGCAGCATCAACAAGACCTATTCTAACTATATATCAAAATATTCAATCACACACATTCTGTCCGTATTGAGCGATCAGGAAAAAACCGCTTTCAATCAATACGATCACTTTATCAAACAATTGGAAGACTTAAAAAAGGAAAGTGCGAGGATCCAAGAGGATTGCACCAAAGGCGAAGATTTGATTTATCGTTATGAGACGCTAACAACCAATTTATTTACCATCAATCAAAGCATTCAAAGCCATCATGATTTATTGGAAAAGATAAAAAAAGAACAGCCCTTCCCTACGGAAAAGATAATAAATAAAATTACCCAAACCGGAAAAACGCAAAAGAAACGATGGATTTGGGGAATTGTCGTGGCGATCGCTCTTTTCCTACTGGGCCTTGCGTGTCGACATTTATTGAATTTCTAA
- a CDS encoding SUMF1/EgtB/PvdO family nonheme iron enzyme, with product MQRRLYLTILLLLSLALGLATISGCRGDGDDNDDDSSPADDDDDDDDNDDNNDDNDNDDNDDNDDNDDDDNDDNDDNDTPVTTAGFAYIPAGDFYMGSPESETGHRSNEVRHLVTLSRHFEMKNTEVSQGEFLDVMDFNPSHFPNFGADETLPVETVSWFDALAYTNRLSEDLQYAPCYVLAEIICTDETAGDTQTYCAEHGGIADAAVTLNGEDSVYECEGFRLPTEAEWEYAARAGTTTATYAGDPTLITCEPVDPLLDGIAWYCGNSKKQTHPTGSGKAANDWGLFDMLGNVAEWTWDWYQNDLGGAATDPEGPSDGHFRVVRSTPYRWLGAARTRAAYRTGHTPDYRLHLIGLRPVRTLPADAPRLMPSPVLAAPIAVSLPKAATDWPDELPFAFTRPAVGDPLTPEEISTFTEAVTNFYATSQFFPRMLWVGHGMSEDNGQGWPDYKLQVQDVTLTKSEGVVTFTHTGPSDNLMISTGRLFNNVAALYLASGDATMRRILVTHSKGIKALIQGMTFTADDPEPFLMPRTPFPANHAYTEEGGRQIVVNYDPVKQYRFDWNGWTIPNDYNPYFGPMWIRNMRSKDDVPHIYRTIPLLMRLSTDAPDQDVRDAAAEALEYLVGFTRDIVETGYYIRTKDEWGNTFIPMNMDYPFLVNDLATFELYTDLVPSAECDPRLASALIAYGEPLGVDCGNGIGWIYEVIAAYQHYFNWAIIRYFHIAAAHQALMTGNNDIAYDLLTGLTRRADDMMEGFGNWENSLDYVPDQAAFLLAAATVGLPLTDAEARLIQEQYTTAVTHYSAWAYWDPWDPSVPDGEIPFRPDRAISPEERAVRWEDMSFLLEYCYSPFRNPAGAQVVDCDVILDPEQW from the coding sequence ATGCAGCGCAGGCTTTATTTGACCATATTGCTGTTGTTGTCGCTCGCACTGGGACTGGCGACGATAAGCGGTTGCCGCGGCGATGGCGATGACAACGACGATGACTCCTCGCCCGCGGACGACGACGATGATGACGACGACAATGACGATAACAACGACGATAACGATAATGATGACAACGACGATAATGACGATAACGATGACGACGATAACGATGACAACGACGACAACGACACTCCGGTGACGACGGCAGGCTTTGCGTATATTCCGGCGGGTGATTTCTACATGGGCAGTCCCGAATCCGAAACCGGCCATCGGTCGAACGAGGTCCGGCATCTGGTCACGCTTTCCCGCCATTTCGAAATGAAAAACACCGAGGTGAGCCAGGGCGAGTTTCTGGACGTCATGGATTTCAACCCCAGCCACTTCCCCAACTTCGGCGCGGATGAAACCTTGCCCGTCGAAACAGTGAGCTGGTTCGACGCGCTGGCCTACACCAACCGTCTTTCCGAAGATTTGCAGTACGCCCCTTGCTACGTGCTGGCCGAGATCATCTGCACCGATGAAACGGCCGGCGACACGCAAACCTACTGCGCGGAACATGGCGGCATCGCCGACGCCGCCGTCACCCTGAACGGCGAGGATTCCGTTTACGAGTGCGAAGGTTTCCGGCTACCGACCGAGGCCGAATGGGAATACGCGGCCCGCGCCGGAACGACGACCGCCACTTATGCCGGCGACCCGACGCTGATCACCTGCGAGCCGGTCGATCCGCTGCTGGATGGGATCGCCTGGTATTGCGGCAACTCCAAGAAGCAGACCCACCCGACCGGTAGCGGCAAAGCGGCCAACGATTGGGGTTTGTTCGATATGCTCGGCAACGTCGCCGAATGGACCTGGGATTGGTATCAAAACGATCTAGGCGGCGCGGCGACCGACCCGGAAGGGCCGAGCGACGGCCATTTCCGCGTCGTGCGCAGCACACCATACCGCTGGCTGGGGGCGGCGCGGACGCGGGCCGCCTATCGCACCGGCCACACGCCCGATTACCGGCTTCACCTGATCGGCCTCCGGCCCGTGCGCACTTTGCCCGCGGATGCCCCGCGGCTAATGCCTTCTCCCGTCCTCGCGGCGCCGATCGCGGTATCCTTGCCGAAGGCGGCGACCGACTGGCCCGATGAACTGCCGTTCGCGTTCACCCGGCCGGCGGTCGGCGATCCGCTGACGCCCGAGGAGATTTCAACCTTCACGGAAGCCGTCACTAATTTTTATGCGACCAGCCAATTCTTCCCCCGCATGTTGTGGGTCGGCCACGGGATGAGCGAGGACAACGGGCAGGGCTGGCCCGACTACAAATTGCAGGTTCAGGACGTGACGTTGACCAAGAGCGAAGGCGTGGTGACCTTCACCCACACCGGCCCGTCCGACAACCTGATGATCAGCACCGGCCGGTTGTTCAACAACGTGGCCGCGCTCTACCTGGCTTCCGGCGACGCCACGATGCGCCGGATTCTGGTCACCCATTCGAAAGGCATCAAGGCCTTGATCCAGGGCATGACCTTTACCGCCGACGATCCGGAGCCTTTTCTGATGCCGCGCACGCCGTTCCCTGCCAATCACGCCTATACCGAGGAGGGCGGCCGACAGATCGTCGTCAATTACGACCCGGTCAAGCAGTACCGGTTCGATTGGAACGGGTGGACGATCCCCAACGATTACAATCCGTATTTCGGCCCGATGTGGATCCGCAACATGCGCAGCAAGGATGACGTGCCGCACATCTATCGCACGATTCCCTTGCTGATGCGTCTTTCGACCGACGCCCCCGACCAGGATGTCCGCGACGCCGCGGCCGAGGCGCTGGAATACCTGGTCGGCTTCACCCGCGATATCGTCGAGACCGGTTATTACATCCGCACCAAGGACGAATGGGGCAATACGTTCATCCCGATGAACATGGACTATCCCTTCCTGGTCAACGACCTGGCGACATTCGAACTCTACACTGATCTGGTGCCCAGCGCCGAATGCGATCCGCGTTTGGCATCGGCGTTGATCGCCTACGGCGAGCCGCTGGGAGTCGATTGCGGCAACGGCATCGGCTGGATTTACGAGGTCATCGCGGCCTATCAGCATTACTTCAATTGGGCGATCATTCGCTATTTCCACATCGCGGCCGCGCACCAGGCTTTGATGACGGGAAACAACGACATCGCTTACGACTTGCTGACGGGCCTGACGCGTCGCGCCGACGACATGATGGAAGGCTTCGGCAACTGGGAAAACAGCCTCGACTACGTGCCGGATCAGGCGGCGTTTTTGCTGGCCGCGGCGACCGTGGGGTTGCCGCTGACCGATGCAGAGGCGCGGTTGATCCAGGAGCAATACACAACGGCCGTCACCCATTACTCCGCCTGGGCTTATTGGGATCCGTGGGATCCTTCGGTCCCCGACGGCGAGATTCCTTTCCGGCCGGATCGCGCGATTTCACCCGAGGAACGGGCCGTGCGGTGGGAGGATATGTCGTTCCTGCTGGAATATTGCTATTCGCCGTTCCGCAATCCGGCGGGCGCCCAAGTAGTGGATTGCGACGTGATTCTCGATCCGGAGCAGTGGTAA
- a CDS encoding S8 family peptidase codes for MKRLIWVAIFMAVALIAGCGEDVATSPESSLDELTAEEAAKIAPDLEDALLADGLVDIIVQADPQTIFEKEISPAAQQRLLDPAVIWKASLDGAVIWKFTPEQAVIWKMSFDRAVIWKLVDKLNASGYAIDEVFDSIHAFKLTADRAVVRDLVKLDEVSYITPDRDVQVSSLSLTNSTLGMDMVQVRTNATNFNGLTGEGVAVAVVDSGIDATQGDFGGASGSRIVAVKNFSTEGTITNVADNYGHGTHVAGLIAGNGRDSYIKGYNTTFEGVAPEAKLVVAKVLKSDGSGSVSSVISALQWILSIRSTYNIRVANLSLGLPPMDPWSLDPLCQAVENAVANGLLVVVAAGNYGYYNGKTLYGVVASPGITPSAVTVGASDSRDTVLRQQDPNGHNDNVAFFSSRGPTAWNGLAKPDLLAPGVEVIAPLADGSTLAASYPNRIVDACTYGGTPCGRANADYFKMSGTSMAAPLVAGTAALLLQANPSLTVNATKAILMLTAEPLFYETSPASCYTNENWRNDANCRAIPAIEQGSGLLNVPGASFLALSVRQDTNLLHAGDTWLLDESVEPITVFSSTGDEVIWSQGLAWTGITVSGENLYNLFQGSYQPGVVWGTGLAWTGIVIGTDPVFTPIIRSLWASSFVSPQSLDGNNRVLGGYTYDWEATPDYSNQSDEWFPQG; via the coding sequence ATGAAACGGTTGATTTGGGTGGCGATTTTCATGGCGGTCGCTTTGATCGCCGGTTGCGGGGAGGATGTTGCCACGAGCCCCGAATCTTCCCTTGACGAGTTGACCGCGGAAGAGGCGGCGAAAATCGCACCGGACCTCGAAGACGCTTTGCTGGCCGACGGACTGGTGGACATCATCGTCCAGGCCGATCCGCAAACGATCTTCGAAAAGGAAATCAGCCCGGCCGCTCAGCAACGGCTGTTGGATCCGGCGGTCATCTGGAAAGCCAGCCTCGACGGCGCGGTGATCTGGAAATTTACTCCCGAGCAGGCGGTCATTTGGAAAATGAGCTTCGACCGCGCAGTGATTTGGAAGCTGGTCGACAAGCTCAACGCTTCCGGATACGCGATCGACGAAGTATTCGACTCGATTCACGCCTTCAAACTGACGGCGGACCGCGCCGTGGTGCGGGATTTGGTGAAGCTGGACGAAGTGTCCTACATCACTCCCGACCGCGACGTTCAGGTTTCGTCGCTTAGTCTGACCAACAGCACCCTGGGCATGGATATGGTGCAGGTGCGGACCAACGCCACGAACTTTAACGGCCTGACGGGCGAAGGCGTGGCGGTAGCGGTCGTCGATTCCGGCATTGACGCCACCCAGGGCGATTTCGGCGGCGCCAGCGGCAGCCGGATCGTGGCCGTGAAGAACTTCTCCACCGAAGGCACGATCACAAACGTCGCCGACAACTACGGTCACGGCACCCACGTCGCCGGTTTGATCGCCGGCAACGGCCGCGATTCCTACATCAAGGGTTACAACACGACCTTCGAAGGCGTCGCTCCCGAGGCCAAGCTGGTCGTGGCCAAGGTTTTGAAGAGCGACGGCTCGGGTTCGGTCAGCAGCGTCATTTCGGCGTTGCAGTGGATCCTGTCGATTCGCTCGACCTACAACATCCGCGTCGCCAATCTGTCGCTCGGCCTGCCGCCGATGGATCCGTGGTCGCTCGATCCGCTTTGCCAGGCCGTGGAAAACGCGGTGGCCAACGGTTTGCTGGTCGTGGTCGCGGCCGGAAATTACGGCTATTACAACGGCAAGACGCTGTACGGCGTCGTCGCCTCGCCGGGCATCACGCCCTCAGCGGTCACCGTCGGCGCCAGCGATAGCCGGGACACCGTGTTGCGGCAGCAGGATCCGAACGGCCACAACGACAACGTGGCGTTCTTCAGCTCGCGCGGCCCGACGGCCTGGAACGGTCTGGCGAAGCCCGATTTGCTCGCCCCGGGCGTCGAGGTCATCGCCCCCTTGGCCGACGGCAGCACCCTGGCCGCCTCCTATCCGAACCGGATCGTCGATGCTTGCACGTACGGTGGCACGCCGTGCGGCCGCGCCAACGCCGACTACTTCAAAATGAGCGGTACCAGCATGGCCGCTCCGCTCGTCGCGGGCACCGCGGCGTTGCTCTTGCAGGCCAATCCTTCCCTGACCGTCAACGCGACCAAGGCCATACTGATGCTGACGGCCGAACCGCTCTTCTACGAGACGAGCCCGGCTTCCTGCTATACCAACGAAAACTGGCGCAACGACGCGAATTGCCGGGCGATTCCGGCGATCGAACAGGGCTCCGGCCTGCTCAACGTGCCGGGCGCCTCGTTCCTGGCTCTATCCGTCCGACAGGACACCAACCTGCTGCACGCGGGCGACACTTGGTTGTTGGACGAGAGCGTCGAACCGATCACCGTCTTCTCTTCGACCGGTGACGAAGTGATTTGGAGTCAAGGGTTGGCCTGGACGGGCATCACCGTCTCGGGCGAAAACCTCTACAATCTGTTCCAAGGTTCTTATCAGCCGGGCGTAGTTTGGGGGACCGGTTTGGCCTGGACCGGCATCGTAATCGGTACCGACCCAGTGTTCACCCCGATTATCCGCAGCCTCTGGGCTTCTTCCTTCGTTTCGCCGCAAAGCCTGGACGGCAACAATCGGGTACTGGGCGGTTACACGTACGATTGGGAAGCCACTCCCGATTATTCCAATCAGTCGGATGAGTGGTTCCCGCAAGGCTGA
- a CDS encoding DUF721 domain-containing protein: protein MSGAKYGKNVHNSAELVESVARRFGLESLIGRHRLFPLWEQIVGARLAEVCRPVEIKGRTLVIKTVDSSWGHDIKMHATLILERIAERTGDAQLTKLRVVTGVIEPLTRMPAAPPPLETIEVETDDIDRQLDESAIGKYPEHRRLAARIWANSRRLAKRRGESRS from the coding sequence ATGAGCGGAGCCAAATACGGCAAAAACGTGCACAATTCCGCCGAACTGGTCGAATCCGTCGCCCGTCGTTTCGGGCTGGAATCGCTGATCGGGCGGCACCGGCTGTTTCCGTTGTGGGAACAGATTGTCGGTGCGCGGCTGGCGGAAGTCTGCCGGCCGGTCGAAATCAAAGGCCGGACACTGGTCATTAAAACAGTCGATAGCTCCTGGGGACACGACATTAAAATGCACGCGACGCTGATTTTGGAGCGGATCGCCGAACGGACCGGCGACGCGCAGCTGACCAAACTTCGCGTCGTCACCGGCGTCATCGAACCGCTGACGCGGATGCCCGCGGCGCCACCGCCATTGGAAACGATCGAGGTCGAAACCGACGACATCGACCGCCAACTCGACGAAAGCGCGATCGGCAAATATCCCGAGCATCGCCGGCTGGCGGCTCGCATCTGGGCGAACAGCCGCCGGTTGGCCAAACGCCGTGGGGAGTCGCGAAGCTGA
- a CDS encoding peptide transporter — MKNSWLPKVDTWQYYVLLAGVTGVLLGPLGGLAAMYMNFSLGFFVGGQVLVGILGSVITFHYGAQGRHGANYMQTMAGVLSSMCGMAVLVQAMYWLGMTPPPAWQMAVFFIAVGMFGIGLGVIYTPLLVDRLKLTYPSGAAVATIIRALTDPKLLKVSIMKLGGGILAGAGGGVLTGTSIPMGGFSSSTLGAGMIVSQRIAIPGLVMGLIGYAMTPTLKAWGWIGATDPFRKIGFLIALAMILGASLVDLTLIFWEAIQRIRGAMKEKPEETPANQQVNFKIFIGWAIFWGVIVTVLAKTMLHQPIGFILLALGLVLLFLLVNGISTGISDSNPISSAFVLSVLLMSVLGLKDPVLGLFAASILLICCSVGVDMQQALATGRRLGTSRMIQFHFQWGGVIIGAIFSMMLAGVFFKAYPDLTLNAVHQEVPKWQSAMTYKIVGILEDIGNLKPHQMYALIIGLVYGVAVQILRKLLKDSARYREFLARAKQSGSAAERWRGIIADFCIDALLLSSPYAFSFGGFVDVPTVLWFAVGGVICSSINFYSQQKVKPGEEMPEEIGTTFLVGGGLIAGDAIYALAIGLVGLFGLLLG; from the coding sequence ATGAAGAACAGTTGGTTGCCGAAAGTCGACACGTGGCAGTACTACGTGCTGCTGGCCGGCGTGACCGGCGTGCTGCTCGGGCCGCTGGGCGGCCTGGCGGCGATGTACATGAATTTCAGCCTCGGCTTTTTCGTCGGCGGCCAGGTGCTGGTCGGCATCCTGGGCAGCGTCATCACCTTCCATTACGGGGCGCAAGGACGGCACGGCGCGAATTACATGCAGACCATGGCCGGCGTGCTCTCCTCGATGTGCGGCATGGCGGTGTTGGTGCAGGCGATGTACTGGCTGGGCATGACGCCGCCGCCGGCCTGGCAGATGGCGGTGTTTTTCATCGCGGTCGGCATGTTCGGCATCGGCCTGGGCGTAATCTATACGCCGCTACTGGTCGATCGCCTGAAGCTGACCTATCCGTCCGGCGCCGCCGTGGCGACGATCATCCGCGCGCTGACCGATCCCAAGCTGCTCAAGGTGTCGATCATGAAACTGGGCGGCGGCATTTTGGCCGGCGCGGGCGGCGGCGTGTTGACGGGCACCAGCATTCCGATGGGCGGCTTTTCGTCATCGACGCTGGGCGCCGGAATGATCGTCAGCCAGCGGATCGCCATCCCGGGGCTGGTGATGGGACTGATCGGCTACGCGATGACACCCACGCTCAAGGCCTGGGGCTGGATCGGCGCCACCGATCCCTTCCGTAAAATCGGCTTTTTGATCGCCCTGGCGATGATCCTGGGCGCTTCACTGGTCGACCTGACCCTGATCTTCTGGGAGGCGATCCAGCGGATCCGCGGTGCCATGAAGGAAAAGCCGGAAGAGACCCCCGCGAATCAACAGGTCAATTTCAAGATTTTCATCGGCTGGGCAATCTTCTGGGGCGTGATCGTGACCGTGCTGGCCAAGACGATGTTGCATCAGCCCATCGGCTTCATTCTGCTGGCTTTGGGACTGGTGTTGCTGTTTTTGCTCGTCAACGGCATCTCGACCGGTATCTCCGATTCGAACCCGATCTCCTCGGCGTTCGTGCTGAGCGTGCTGTTGATGTCGGTGCTGGGATTGAAAGACCCGGTGCTGGGCTTGTTCGCCGCCAGCATCCTGCTCATTTGCTGCTCGGTCGGCGTGGACATGCAACAAGCGCTGGCCACCGGCCGGCGGCTCGGCACCAGCCGGATGATCCAGTTTCATTTTCAGTGGGGCGGGGTGATCATCGGGGCCATTTTCTCGATGATGCTGGCCGGCGTGTTTTTTAAGGCCTATCCCGACTTGACGCTCAACGCGGTCCATCAGGAAGTGCCGAAGTGGCAATCGGCGATGACCTATAAGATCGTCGGCATCCTCGAGGACATCGGCAACCTCAAGCCGCACCAGATGTACGCGCTGATCATCGGGCTCGTTTACGGTGTCGCGGTACAGATCCTGCGCAAGCTGCTCAAGGACAGCGCGCGTTACCGTGAATTTCTGGCCCGGGCGAAACAGAGCGGCAGCGCCGCGGAGCGGTGGCGCGGGATCATTGCGGACTTCTGCATCGACGCGCTGCTGTTGAGCAGCCCGTACGCCTTTTCGTTCGGCGGTTTCGTCGACGTGCCGACGGTGCTCTGGTTCGCGGTGGGCGGCGTGATTTGTTCGTCGATCAATTTCTATTCGCAACAAAAGGTCAAGCCGGGCGAGGAAATGCCGGAGGAAATCGGCACGACCTTCCTGGTCGGCGGCGGGTTGATCGCGGGCGACGCGATTTACGCGTTGGCGATCGGTCTGGTGGGGTTGTTCGGCTTGTTGTTGGGCTGA